The DNA sequence TTCAATGTTCGTTCCGCCCCTTTTTAAATGTAGTGTACAATGGACAAGTGTGAGGCAGCACACGTGAGAACATATATGCGTGCGTACAGATGATATGCCATTTTAGCTCTAGTTGTCTGtctacatacgcacgcacgcacgcacacacgcacacacacacgcacacacacacacacacacacacacacactcccgcagtggggcactgcggttatgaaattaaaggcccctcctgtttttggaaccgcaggagctttctagtttgctgttaggtagatttttggttcctctttcctgtcatgctctctttttcttcatgaattcttttcttttttctgccttcttgctcattcacctgtattttttccaaaaatctcttctcttgccgcttgtctcgcgattcatgtatagtttaatctgttagtgttctgatgcaagtccagcagtagataggttaagcctattttaacatactggaaactggtaatcttccagtaggtattaatttagttttactaaagcctgctgggacacaagtaatgggttagtgcatttgtaaacaggaatcgcttgacaagtggcccccttcatcccccccttcctcgtcctgatatggctctgcgtagtcggctggacgttaagcaacaaataaacaaacaaacaaactcacacacacacacgtgatacgcacgcacgaacgcacacacgcacgcacgtacgtacacacacacacacacacacccacacacacacacacacacacacacacaaccaccgccaccgccaccaccctcgtctcgataccTGGTCTATCTGAGTATCAGAAAACAATTGGTCAGAACTTGACtaaacataacaagtcgcgtaaggcgaaaatacaatatttagtcaagtagctgtcgaactcacagaatgaaactgaacgcaatgccattttactcgtagcatcgtcaggccaccgctcatggcaaaggcagtgaaattgacaagaagagcgaggtagtagttgcgctaagaaggatagcacgcttttctgtacctctctttgttttaactttctgagcgtgtttttaatccaaacatatcatatctatatgtttttggaatcaggaaccgacaaggaataagatgaaagtgtttttaaattgatttggacaatttaattttgataataatttttatatatttaattttcagagcttgtttttaatccgaatataacatatttatatgtgtttggaatcagcaaatgatagagaataagataaacgtaaatttggatcgttttataaatttttaattttgtttacaattttcagatttttaatgaccaaagtcattaattaatttttaagccaccacgctgaaatgcaataccgaagtccgggcttcgtcgaagattacttgaccaaaatttgaaccaatttggttgaaaaatgagggcgtgacagtgccgcctcaactttcacgaaaagccggatatgacgtcatcaaagacatgtatcaaaaaaatgaaaaaaacgttcggggatttcatacccaggaactctcatgtcaaatttcataaagatcggtccagtagtttagtctgaatcgctctacacacacacacacacacgcacacacgcacacacgcacacacgcacatacaccacgaccctcgtttcgattccccctcgatgttaaaatatttagtcagaACTTGACTAAACATAAAAACTAACAACCAGTACATTATTTAACATTCAATTCCACCTCTCGAATGTACAATCGCATAACTTGATAAGCAATGAGGCCAGTCAAAAATGTCCCCACATTGCAGATAAATTTTCATGACATTATTTTTTTGTCAAGCTAACAAACAAAGGGATGCCAacaggtgtcctctcattggaAGTGTCCTCTTATCTAAGGGGCCTCACTTAGCAGGTACCCTTGCACGTACGAACGAAAAGTAGTATTTCTTTCCTACAGGCATTTTGTTGGCCTCTTAAAGACAAGTATGGGGTGATAtgatatttaaaaacaaaaacagaccaAGACCAAGCAAAACAGTCCAAGTTGACCGGGACACGGGACCCTCTCTCCataaataggggggggggggggggggtacacttGATCCACAAGCCCGCCCCCCTTTCATTGCATGGCCTTTTGCACGTTTTTCATAACGGATCAGACCTACGAATGCAAGGCCTGGCTACCTTCAGACATAATTTCCGTATCTGCTTTCTAATCTTGCTGTGCAATGAAGAATTTAACatgaggccaaaaaaaaaaaataggtgtggttaaggtaacatagccccccaaaatagggtaggaaggtataggcaatcacttttttttaacctttttttttaatgtgtacaaattaaacctacttgacagggaaataagtgtgcgattcgagcgctttcgctttcattgcgttttctgcactcggtttttgagtcacttgagaaaatgtgactctatgtaatcggtcagtgttagtctgtccggccggccggccgtccggccggccgtccgtagacaccaccttaacgttggacttttctcggaaactatcaaagcgatccggctcatattttgtttagtcgtgacctccaatgacctctacactttaacgatggtttcgttgacctttgacctttttcaaggtcacaggtcagcgtcaaaggaaaaattagacattttatatctttgacaaagttcatcggatgtgattgaaactttgtaggattattctttacatcaaagtatttacatctgtagccttttacgaacgttatcagaaaaacaagggagataactagccttttctgttcggcaacacacaacttaacgttgggcttttctcggaaactataaaagtgaccgggctcaaattttatgtgaacgtgactcccagtgacctctacactttgacgtctgctttggtgacctttgacctttttcaaggtcacaggtatgcttcaggtatgcattgtgttgtgaatagcaatttcttcctgtccatctgatgcctcatataatattcagaactgcgaaagtgactcgatcgagcgtttgctcttcttgtttttttgtttttttgttgttgacaaatgtaataaaaagttataggatcggcccctaaaaatagggtaggtcgggttaccgtaaccacacctattttttttttaggcctgatAAAAGCCAAGGTCTCTGACCGCTTTTTGAGTTTGTTCATGGTGCAAAGGGTGAAGATAACGTTCGCAAACACATTTGAAGGTGAGGATAACGTTCGCAAACACAGTTTTCATTTAACGCTTACCATCATTCTGGGcacttgttgtgtgtgttgacaaCGGGAACTTGTTCTCGAGCACCTCTGGGTCTCAGGAACTTTAAATCATTCTCATTATACGCCATTTGtattatgtctctctctctctctctctctctctctctctctctctctctctctctctctctctctctctctctctctctctctctcgcgctttttctctctcactctctctctctctctctcgcgctttttctctctcactctctcgctctctctctctctctctctctctctctctctcgctctctctctctctctctctctctctctctctctcgctctctctctctctctctctctctctctctctctctctctctctctctctctcagatacagacacacacagtcaagccCGCGCGGGGAACATACGGTGACACGCCAGGGTAATGAAGGTGGGTGGGGAGGACAAATCACCAAAaaatctctttctgtgtgtgtgtgtgtgtgtgtgtgtgtgtgtgtgtgtgtgtgtgtgtgtttgagagagctagagagaaagagagagctggtgaccatctatctatctatctatatatatatatatacgactagtgtctgtctgtctgtctgtctgtctgtctgtctgttcgcgatgcacggccaaagttctcggtggatctttttcaaatttggacaccgtattcaccccggacacaacctcatcgatgagatatttcaacacgtgctctcagcgcgcagttccgtgcgcgctgaaccgattttttgtttgtttgtttttgttgttgtcgagatccactaccagtaactcttccttatcttctccagtgttttcagccgcgattatctcccttcctccgtgtggcgtcaatccatattccagttactacgttactatttttagaaggtcactgcacgttactatttttagaaggtctccagtgttttgcgcgtttatctcctttccttcgtgcgccggcaaagccggcgtacacccggcaaagccgggtcccaggcgcagctctacttcggctctacttcttaccggcgaagccggtacccggcgaagcgggtaatcatctagtaataAATATGGCGTGTATGGAGAATTATTTAAATATTCTGAACGAATGTGTCTTTGTCTTACATACTGCAGGCTGCAATGTGGAGAATGCAGCCTATCCAACGTCCTTGTGTGCGGAGAGAACTGCCATTGTGAAGGCTGTTTCCGAAGGTCACCGGGAGTTCAAGGCCATTGCCATTTCAAGGTAGATGAAGATAATCTCTCCTTCTTCCGattactgacccccccctcccactccccccccccccccacccacacacacacacctatatttctttctctcctctctctgtgtatgGTTACAAATATTCCTAATTAAAAATGCAAAATACGGCAATTACCCCATGACTAAAGAATTGTCTATCCGGCTTTAATGTGTATgcttgcgtacgtgcgtgcgtgcgtgcgtgtgtgtatgtgtgttttgttgtagttgtagttatTTTGCAAAGAATGTGTTCCTTTGGTTTTCCTCAGCAACCTGACGGATTCCTTTATATCACCGTGTGGCGGGTGTAGGCAGATGATGGCTGAAGTAAGTTTTCGTGTGATGTTTGGAGTCGCAAGAACGTAATACTATACAttaacagacacacatgcaaacacacacgcgtacTACTCACGCATACGCACATCAACGTGTGCACACCATTACCCTgggttctgtctgtctgtccgtctgtccgtctgtctgtctgtctctctgtctctctgtctctctgtctctctctctctctctctctctctctctctctctctctctctctctctgtctctctctgtctctctgtctgtatctctctctgtctgtatctctctctctctctctctctctctctctctctctatctcccccgctctctctctctctctctctctctctctctctctctctctctctctctctctctctctctctctctctctcattcaaaGAACATTACACGCAGTTTCTCTTGCACGACTTGTAAGCTGTGCAGCTACTATTGTGCAGCTGATATAATATTAgtactctatgattgtattgagACATGATTATACATAAAGCACTGATATTATTTTGAAACAAACAATTTATTCTTTGTTATAATATTCCATCATTGCTTGAGAATCATAATGCATCTTGAAATGTTTTTTTGATTGCTAGACATGTTAATTGTCTGTAACCCTacaaaaataaagttcaattcatttctctctcgctctctctctctctctctctctctctctctctctctctctctctctctctctctctctctctctctctcgctcgctctctctctctctctctctctctctctctctctctctctctctctctctctcacacacacacacacacacacacacacacacacacacacacacacacacacacacacacacacacacgcgtagtTAGTATTTCGTGATTGTCGTAAGTGGTGAGCGCCAATCACGAGAATGGTCTGTTGGAATAAAATATATGGTTTGACTGACTGTCGTACTGACTgatgtactttctttctttatctggtgtttaacgtcgttttcaaccacgaaggttatatcgcgacggactgATGTACTGATTGGtttattggttgattggtttTCAGTTTAGCCTGGACATGACAGTGTACATGACCAAAGCAGACGGCTCATTTCAAACGACAACAGTGGACGAGTTGCTTCCCTTCGCTTTCACTCCCGTTCGAATGAAAGAGAATCGTTTGGACGGTCCTAGTCAGCAAGGAGCAAGCTAAAGAAGTTGACGTGGTTGGAAATACCAAAAGCCATCATGCACAGCTGAAATAGTAATTACTTTGAGCATTTAGCtctatgtttgtttgtctgaagGCATTGTCGGTACAGTCACTGCACTCAGCCAGTAAAATAATGTCAAATGCTATCATAAAACTTACCAATCAATGTCAAAAATGAAAGTAGTGGCTTGACTAACTGTATACatgttatcaatcaatcaatcaatatgaagcttatatagcgcgtattccgtgggtacagttctaagcgcttgtcgaagagttgtcaacacaggaccaacaaagaaactaacatctacagacggacacgaaccctatcacacactagcaaaccctgataaacatacaacaaacaactgtttaacaacaatgtacacatcaatagctaggtccaaacaaagtaatattaaacacaaagaaaacacctctcacagagcacagcacaagaatgtcttttggagcacaacacatcacgtcgaacatggaAGTCGCAGCccgctacgggaagaactgagtcttcaacctactcttgaacgcgtcaagagaggggctctggcgaagctcaagcggcagggagttccagacggaagggcccgcggagggaaatgcacgctgaccagcagatgcgagtttcgagcgagggatgtgaaggcggagtggatCAGcggcagaacgaaggggacggtcggagtgctgggtgtacaggtccagggaggattgaaggtactcgggagcagagtcgttgagacacttgtagaccagagtggacagtttgtaggagattcgggtgttgacagggagccagtgcaaggagcgatgTTATGTGTGGTGGACAATTACACCGCGTACTCTGCTTTatacagtgatgtacattttagtcggtctccggtctccggtctctgaccgatccaatttccccaggacctatagctttaaccccagcaggacacaggtccgattaacctacagaagaagtggtcaagggtccgatcgtttttgacaatgaagcggacatgcggactgttcaattttcaagaggaaagcttgtttcggttttgccaagcgaaagtatgcactgcgtgtgaccagtttgttgagtgaacgaggcaccatatgggatctgattctttgaattaatttatcctcaagttggatcaagaagaaaaaaagaaaaccgaacccatatggtgcctcgaatgcattcattggctcagcaataaatcgttTAAACCAATGGGAACCACCCGTGCATGTTCGCACATGCGCAAGGCATTACTTTTCGTCATAATATCCGGAAAAACCGTTGTGCGTTCGAACGAAAATAAAACGAAAGAGAAACGACATGGGTCCGAAAAAAAAGCTCAAAGCAGATAAAAATCAGCAGACATTGATGTCCATGCTGCGTTCGCCAGCCACTGTGGCTTCAGCTgaaccaacaacaacgtcaACCGAGAACGAACTCGTCGAAGTGGAGAGTGATGGTGAAAGTGCAACTGCAAGTACGTCGACGAGCACGAGAGAGACAATTACCCAAGTCAAAGAGTTGAAAGACAAGAAATCACGTTCCTTCTATGAGGAATGGAAAAAGGTATATCCAGATGGGCAGTGAAAAAAACCCGACAACTGTTCAAAtaactttgaaatgtgattcaatCCTTTGAGTATCTAGTCATGACAGTCGCGGAAGGTGGAAGAATTTAGACTGAACaatctttttaaatgcggttttacgagtcgtgtttttgtcctattgaaattgcaatctcaggacactgtgtcctattgattttcagtcttcaggacaattgtcccaaaggctgctagaaaaatgtacatcactgttTATATGTCAAAGAAATTGTTACAAGTGCCTTTCAGCAGAGTGTTCTATGTActggttgttgttgtagtcGTTCACGTTCGTATTGTAACTGTCGTACATTTTTTTATCTTCAGAATTTCGGTAATGCATTCTGGCGCGGCAACTTTacggtgtttgtattgttttattctgtctgtctgttaccaAAATTACGATTCAacaattattgtttatttaCATTTTTACTAACAGAGAACAGGGAACTGTTGATTACACAGCTGTTCGATTTTGAGATTGCTGGCAGAAGATGTTCCCTGAATATCCGGAGCCACAGAAGAGGAGTAGTGTACGTGTTGAGAAGAGTGCAGGATCCTCGTAACTGTTTTCTTTAGTATTGTTATCAATACTTGTTCGTGTGAAAAGTATTGACGAAGGAGACTGTCCTTTAAACAAaaatctgttttctttttttctgaactGTTGCCGCTGAaggctctttttacatttagtcaagttttgactaaatgttttaacgtagaggggggaatcgagacgagggtcgtggtgtatgtgcgtgcgtgtatgtgtgtgtgtgtgtgtctgtctgtgtgtgtgtgtagagcgattcagactaaactactggaccgatctttatgaaatttgacatgagagttcctgggtatgaaatccccatacgtttttttcatttttttgataaatgtctttgatgacgtcatatccggcttttcgtaaaagttgaggcggcactgtcacgccctcatttttcaaccaaattggttgaaattttggtcaagtaatcttcgactaagcccggacttcggtattgcatttcagctgggtggcttaaacattacttaatgactttggtcattaaaaaactgaaaattgtaaaaaaaatattgtttttataaaacgatccaaatttacattcatcttatgctccatcatttgctgattccaaaaacatataaatatgttatatttggattaaaaacaagctctgaaaattaaatatataaaaattaatatgaaaattaaattttcgaaatcaatttaaaaacactttcatcttattccttgtcggttcctaattccaaaaacatatagatatgatatgtttggattaaaaacacgctcagaaagttaaaacgaagagaggtacagaaaagcgtgctatccttctcagcgcaagtactaccccgctcttcttgtcaatttcactgcctttgccatcagcggtggactgacgatgctacgagtatacggtcttgctgcgttgcattgcgttcagtttcattctgtgagttcgactgctacttgactaaatgttgtattttcgccttacgcgacttgttttttttttggttttttttttaccaaaatgcATTTGTGAAACATGTTTTCATTAGTTGCACATTTAAAAACAGATTGATGAACTTTAATTTCGACAGATTAGACAGAGAGATTGTGCAgggaagagggaaagaaatTGGAGGGAGTTGGGGTGTGGCGCGTGTGAAAGTCGGATCTTCTGATCAATTTGCTTGTGCATTGGGAGGTGTAAGTAAGGATTTGTTCAGCGGCACCTAGCGAGAGAGACTTGTGCGTAGTTCCCCTTCGCCTGCAATCTTGCAGATGACACAGATGCCAAACACTAGAAGTTGATTTTTTTCGAAATGATTCTATATGTTTGCGTGTATACTTGTAATAAATAGTCAGCCCTTTTGATTGACTAAATCTGTTTTTGAGAGAGTCTCACTGTGCCTTGTGTTCCTATTGTCAAACAGTAGTCAGCTTAATGAAACGTTTTGTATTAGTGTGCATGTAGTGGGGTTTTTCTgtgattgtctttttttttcttttcttttttttactggaTCAGTATTTTAAACATGTTGTTGAATACATATTGAATTTTTACtctccatttgtttgttttatactTAAATAAAAGTCAGTGAACATGACTGTGATTTATTTAACCTGATTGATCATAAGCATACGCGTGTGAGAGTGCATGCGagtgtgaaatttggagagagagatacagcgACTGAGCGTGCCTGCCTGTGTGCGTTTGTTCACgtgactacacacacacacacacacacacacacacacacacacacacacatacacacacacgcacgcacacacacacactttaaaaaaaaacatcaacGACAATACAACGACGCAATTCGCTTTGTAAGCAAATATGAAGCAGCTTTATTGAAAAAGACTGTTGCTCTGTTTAGATTTTAACCCGGATGCATCGGCCGTGATTGGTATCACAGAGAAGACAAACGGATTTTATTCTATATTGTGAGCACCAAGTCCGCGCAATAACGAACATTTCAACAAATTCCGAGCAGCACACTCATTTAATTATGTTTGCACACAACCGTGTTGACCGAGAAAGCTATGATAATTTCTTCGGCTCTTATAAGCACACATAGATTATTAAGGACAGAAATCAGATACAAATCAAACATTTGAaaatcgtcacgctcataagaaatcCAAAAGCTCCCTGATTTCTCACGTACTTCTTTTTGTTTGGTTTCCTTGACGTCCTCGTGGCCGACTGCAAGGTAGCCGCCATCTTGTTTTCCAGGATGTGATGTTCAAATCAAGGGAAAGCACTCGTTACCTCGTATGTTTCTCAAACGAAACACTGCAGGCCGCTATCACGGTGTCAGATATTGAATAAGAATACGCATACATGTTTTCAATGTACGTTACCAGTTGAGAATTAAGTTGTGTTACCCGATCAACCTTGCAAGACACACTTGCTTGTGTCATTACCAATTTAAGTTCAAGTCGTTGCTTATATCCCCTACCTCAGTGAACCAAAGCAGGCTTATCTTCAAAACAGGATTTAGCTGTGTTGTGTAGTTTGGTTGTGCAAATAGAATATTTCCAATGCTGTTTTCGAGCAAGATGATTCATACTCCCTCTTCGAACCAGTGACTATGAATCATCACAGCATAaggaagagtgtgtgtgagtgacaaGGAACGTTGCTGCGTGCGAACAAAATGTAAACTTGTTTTCCGAGAAAGCAAACAAACTTGTAAAAGCTACGCTCGACAATGTCGGCTCGCGGCGCAACCAAATGCCACGCTGGCGCGGCGCATGACCCTGCATTTGCATGAGGCAAAAGTCACTGAGGCGGGGAGGTCACAGCCATTGTAAACATTGTGGCAAAGCGTCGAGTGTGGGTCTAGTCATAAACATCTGCCGTAGACTGTGAGTAGACTGCCATTACTCTGCCATTACTCTGCCTGGTACGACTACAAGTAACAGCGTGCACGAATACACGACGAACATGTCTCACAAGACGAACTGTTGTAAGTATTACTGACCTGACATAGCTAGTGTATTAACATTGATGCcgagtcactgtatagttaACTCAATGACAGCTGCTGCCTGTAATTATTATCCTTTGAACTTAATTGCTTGTGAGCGCTCTTGTACTTTTAAGGCCCTGGTATAGGGCTCGATCcttgactgactgacagagtgTCTTTCAGcttgtgtgccggtgtgtgtgtgtgtgtgtgtggtcgaaGCTGGCATTCTTTGATTTATCGTGTGTTCACTCAACGGAAAATTGTCATTGAAAAACCTTGAAATCTTCTGctggtgcttttttttttttttaagaatccTGGTGACACTTCGTTGTGCTAACGTTATCTAGTCTCTGCTTACATCGCGTTCATCTGAACAGACTTCCTTCTGGCGTTCATAATTCTACTGCTAATAGTGTTTGTCGCAGAGAAGTGATAAGAAGACTGTTACTGACGACACATTTTCAGTGCCGATCGGCTTTTCTACTTCCTTCGTTTACCgtgcgtttttatatttagtcaagttttgactaaatattttaacgtagaggggggaatcgagacgagggtcgtggtgtatgtgtgtgtgtgtgtgtgtgtgtctgtctgtctgtctgtgtgtgtgtgtgtgtagagcgattcagaccaaactactggaccgatctttatgaaattttacatgagagttcctgggattgatatccccgaacgtttttt is a window from the Littorina saxatilis isolate snail1 linkage group LG10, US_GU_Lsax_2.0, whole genome shotgun sequence genome containing:
- the LOC138978068 gene encoding cytidine deaminase-like — translated: MSHKTNCSKEEEALLLEKCQEAKRHSYSPYSHFPVGAALLTKEGKLYTGCNVENAAYPTSLCAERTAIVKAVSEGHREFKAIAISSNLTDSFISPCGGCRQMMAEFSLDMTVYMTKADGSFQTTTVDELLPFAFTPVRMKENRLDGPSQQGAS